The window GCACGCTCACACAGGTCGACCGTGGCGCCAACAGCGCGCAGATCGTGCGGGCTGGGGCGAGTCGGCACAACCATCAGCTCGGCGACCGAAATCACGCTCTGGATCGCCATGGTGATGGCGGGCGGCGTGTCGATCACGGCAAGCTTGAAGCCCTGCTGACGAAGAATCGCGAGGTCGTTCGCAAGACGCGCAACGGTTGTCTGCGCGAAAGCTGGGAATTCCGCCTCACGCTCGTTCCACCAGTCGGCGAGCGAACCCTGCGGGTCGATATCGATAAGCACGACGGGCCCAGCGCCTGCACGCTGTGCCTGCACGGCGAGGTGGCCTGAGAGAGTGGTTTTTCCCGAACCACCCTTTTGCGATGCCAAAGCTAGAACGCGCAAGGCTGTTCCCCCTAAAGTCTCATACCCGCACCGGGATGGTTTGCGGGCTTTCCGGGGAATGGGATCGCAGGATACCGTTTATTTTGAGTTAATTTGCACAGAACCAAGTTGCAGAATGTTGGGCTGCGAATGTGTTTGCGGGCGTAAACCGCAAAGGCTCTTCCTCAGGGTCTTTGCGTCACAACACCTAATACATCGCCGGGCATAAACGCTTTGCTAATGGGCCGTTTACTATGGCAGTCTTAATTCGAGCAGTTTTGAATTGAGGATCGCCGTAATGTTGCGAAACACGACAATGCTGGGAGTGGCCATCGCCGCGATGACCGTTCTTGCCACGCCCGCGCCTGCACTTGCTCAGGTGCGGGAAGGTGTCGAGGCTTGGAGCAGGGGCGATTACGCAGCCGCCGTGGCTGAGTGGCAGGCCCCGGCTGAAGCTGGCGATGCGGACGCACTGTTCAATCTGGCGCAGGCTTACCGGCTTGGCCGCGGAGTGCCGCAGGATGAGGCGCGAGCAGAGGCGCTTTATGCGCAGGCTGCGCAGGCGGGCCATGTGCAGGCCGCCGATACCTATGGCCTCATGCTCTTCCAGGATGGCAGGCGTGAAGAGGCTTTGCCCTATGTTGAGGGTGCAGCCAGTCGCGGGGATCCGCGCGCACAATATCTTCTCGGCATCGCCCATTTCAACGGCGACATCGTCGGGCGCGACTGGACGCGGGCTTATGCGCTGCTCACGCTTGCGAATGCGGCAGGACTGCCTCAGGCGAGCGCGGCTATCACGCAGATGGATCAGCATATTCCGATCGAGCAACGACAAGCCGCCGCCGGATTGGCGCGCCAGATGGAAGCCGATGCTGAGCGCGCGCGTGCAGTCGAATTGGCGGCTGCCGATCTGGGCGCGCAGGCTCCAGCCCCTCAGGCACGCCCTGCCGCGAGCCCGCGCGTGCCACGTCCGATCCCGACAGTCGATGTTTCGCCTTCGATTGCCGCTGCGCGCGATGCCGTGCGGCAGGCGCGCGAGGCGACCGGAACGGAAAGCCCCGCTGATGCAGGCGCCACTTTCGCGAGGGGTGAGCCGCGCTCTGCCCCGCCGCCTGTCAGAGTGGCAGAGGCACGTCCGCCAGCCACAGCAACACCGGCGCCCGCGCCAGCAGCCGCGCCGCCGCCGCGCGATCGCACCAGCGGCCCCTGGCGCGTACAGCTCGGAGCATTCGGCGTGGCAGGCAATGCAGAGCGGCTGTGGAACCGCCTTGCATCGCGGCCAGAGATTGCCGGGCGCGAGCGTTTGCTCATCCCGACAGGTCGCGTCACGCGTCTGCAGGCTGGTGGCTATGCAACGCGTGATGAGGCACAGACGGCGTGCAATTCGCTCCGCAGCGCAGGCGTGGATTGCCTCGTCCGCAGCGACTGAGTTCTGCTGCATTTGCACGCTTCCCTAATCGCAATCCTCAGCTAAGAAGGGCGAGGACGAGAATGGGGATCATCGATGACCGAACAGGCAACGCCGGATGGCGAGCCCGCTGCGATTGCGCCAACCACCGGGGCTGAGCGCCTCGCCAGCCTCGACCTGATCCGCGGGATAGCGGTTCTCGGCATTCTGGCGGCGAACATCGTGTTTTTCGGGCATCCGCAGATGGCCTATATGTGGCCCGATGGCTTCGTATCCGATGCGGGCGATCCCGATCGCTGGATGTGGATCGCACAGTTCGTCCTCATCGATGGCAAAATGCGCGGGCTTTTCACCCTGTTGTTCGGCGCGGGCATCATCCTGTTCATGGAGAAGGCTTGGGAACGCGGCGGGGATGAAATGCTGCTGGTCAGGCGAATGGCCTTCCTGTTGCTGTTCGGCCTGATCCATTACTTCTTCATCTGGCGCGGGGACATTCTGACGCTCTACGCCATGGCCGGCATGGTGGGGCTCATATTCCTGCGGATGAAAGGCAAGGGGCTGATTATTCTGGGTGTGCTCGCCTATGTCATCGGCGGGCTGATCTATGCTTTCCTCAACGCCGTGCCGCATCTGATGATGCAGGTGGACACCGCCAACAATCCGATGATGGCGGATGCTATAGCGCAAATGAATGGCGAAAAAGAGCGTATCCTTGGCGATGATGCGGCGGAGACCGCGATCCTGACGACAGGCAATTATGTCGACTTCGTCCGCCACAATTTTGCCGAGCACCTGACCGAACCTTTCAGCAACGGCATCCTGCTGCTGATTTTTGAAACGGTTCCGCTGATGCTGATCGGCATGGGCCTTTACAAAGTTGGCCTGTTCGAGGGGAAACTCAATCCGACGAAGACGGCGATCTGGGGCTGGATCGGCGTGATTTCAGGCAGCGCAGTGACGCTGCTCATCGCGATAGCTATCGCGCGCGACGGGATCACGTTCTGGGAGTCGGTCGCCGCTTTCAGCAGCTATTCGGTCCACCCGCGCTTGCCGGTCATCATTGGGCTGATTTCCCTGCTGGCGCTGTATGGCGCAAATGCAAAGGGCTGGCTGGCAGAGCGCCTCTCTGCAGCGGGCCGTGCTGCCTTCACCAATTATCTCGGCACATCGGTGCTGATGATGCTAATCTTCCACCCATGGGCAGGCGGGCTGTGGGGCGAGCTTTCACGCCCTGAACTCTACCTGGTCGTGGCGCTGGGCTGGGCGGTGATGCTCGGCTGGTCGAAGCCTTGGCTGGAGAAATATCGCTACGGTCCGCTCGAATGGCTGTGGCGCTGCCTGACCTACGGAAAGCGGTTTCCGCTGAAACGTTGAGAATAATTCTCATTAGCCTTGCTATTGCAAGCGACTCGCATTAGCTGTGGTGGCGAACACGGAGAATCGCCGCCTCATGTACACCTGCATCTGTAACGCCATTCGCGAATGCGACCTGCGCAAGGCAGCGCGCCAGCATAATGGCAATGCGGAAAGCGTGTACGCAAAGCTCGGCAAGAAGCCTAACTGCGGCAATTGCCTGGAAGAGGCGGAGGACGTGATCCGTGAAGAGCGTGAAGCGCTGATCGATCCAGCCATCGCCGCCTGACCGGACACCGCGCCGCTAATCCTGATACGCATTCTCAATAGCGCGGTTTTCCGCGCTTTTTTGTGTGTCAGATACCCGGTTTCGCTTGCAAAGAAGCTGTGATCAGGGGTCTAAAGCTATCCAAAGCTACGCAATGGAGAGCACCCATGAAGGGCGACGAAAAGGTCATCGAATTTCTCAACAAGGCGCTCACCAATGAGCTGACCGCGATCAACCAGTACTGGCTGCATTACCGCGTGCTCGAAGATTGGGGTGTTTCCAAGCTTGCCGCGTATGAGCGCAAGGAATCGATCGAGGAAATGGAGCACGCCGACAAGCTCGCAGAGCGCGTCCTGTTCCTGAATGGCCTCCCCAATTTTCAGGCGATTCACAAACTCAAGGTCGGTGAAACGGTCGAGGAAATCCTCAAGGCCGATCTGGCGCTGGAGCACGATGCCATCCCGCTGCTGCGCGATGCCATTGAATATTGCGAAAGCGTGCGCGACTATGTCAGCCGCGATCTGTTTGCCCACATCCTCGACAATGAAGAAGAGCATCTCGATTTCCTCGAAACGCAATTCGACATGATCGAACGGATGGGACTGGAAAATTACGTCTAGCTGCAGAGCCAGGCCGCAGGCGAGGGCGACAAGGGCTAAGAATTGTTACCGGCAGGCGGCGCCTCCGAGCTTACTCAGGATCGTTTTCCTCACGCGCCTTGATCTCGCGGCTCAGCTTGCGCCGCTCTTTGGCAGTAGAAGTCGCCAGACGCGTCTCACGGAAGAAGAGCAGCAAGGCCGCCGAGAGCTGAGCCATCGTGGCGATCCAGAGCACGGCGACGAGCGTGCCAATGCGCGGCTCGATAAAGGCACTGATGAACAATAGGGCGACAACCAGACAGATCGTCAGCGCTGCAGCGGTTGAGAGATTGACCGCACGCTGGGCGTGTTTCTGGCGCAAGCGCAAGGCCGGCAATTCCTCGGCATCGCGCCCCGCCAAGCCTTTCTCGCGCCGCCGGTCGACGAACTCAATCCGGTCAACGAGCCAGGTGAGGCGCGCGTTCATCACGTTAAGCATGGCTCCGATACCGGCGAGAAGGAACACCGGCGCCAGGCTCAATTGCACCATCTGCTGCACGCGTGCGGTGCTTGAGGTCCGCTCGATCAGATCGCCGGTCAGCGAGAGATACTCGATCACGACTTGGGCCCGCTGAACTTGCCCCCGCCGCCCTGATTGTCATCATAGGGGTTCTTTGGGCTCTTGAGCGTCAGGCGCACAGGCACCGCGCCAAAGCCAAGCTGCTTGCGGATGCCGTTGAGCAGATAGCGCTCATAGCTGTTGGGCAGATCGAACAGGCGCGAGCCGAAAATGACGAAGCGCGGCGGACGGGTGCCGACCTGCGTAATGTAGCGCAGCTTGATCCGGCGGCCACCGGGCGCAGGTGGCGGATTGGCGGAGAGCGCATCGTCGAACCAGCGGTTGAGCGCCGATGTCGGAACGCGGCGGCTCCAGTCATCGCGCAGCTTGAAAGCGGCGCCCAGCATTGTGTCGAGTCCCTTGCCGGTCTTGGCCGACACAGCGAACAACGGCACCCCGCGCAATTGCGAGAGACCTTCTTCGAGCGCGCTGCGGATGCCGTTGAACAGGGCAGACGGATCATCCGCCACATCCCATTTGTTGATAGCGACCATCAACGCGCGGCCTTCCTCGATCACGCGGCTAGCGATCTTGAGATCCTGCACTTCCAGCCCGCGCGTTGCATCGAGCAGCAACACGACAACTTCGGCATAATCCACTGCGCGCAGGCCATCGGAAACAGACAGTTTTTCCAGCTTGTCGACAACCTTGGCGCGTTTGCGCATGCCAGCGGTGTCGATCAGCTTGATGATGCGTGTCTGGCCGGTCTTGGGATCATCCCATTCCCAGTCGACTGCAATGGAATCGCGCGTGATGCCGGCCTCGGGGCCGGTTAGCAGGCGGTCTTCATCGAGCAGGCGGTTGATCAGCGTGCTCTTACCGGCATTGGGGCGACCGACGATGGCGAGGCTCAACGGCGCCTCGGGATCGTGCTCTTCCAGCTCGAAGTCTTCACCCGCAGCGGCGGCAGCTTCGGCGCGTGCGGCAAGTTCATCTGCGGCGATGGCTTTGACCTGCTCGGCTTCGAGCTCCAATTGCTCAGCCTTGTCGGCGATGAGCGGCACCAGCGCAGAGTAGAGATCAGCCACGCCTTCGCCATGCTCTGCGCTGACGGGCACCGGATCGCCCAGTCCCAGCGAATAGCTTTCCAGAATGCCGCTTTCACCGGCATTGCCTTCCGCCTTGTTCGCGACCAGCACGACGGGCACTTCCTGCTCGCGCAGCCAGCGGCCGATTTCTTCGTCGAGCGGAGTTAGCCCGGCACGGCTGTCGATCACGAACAGCGCCGCATCTGCACCTTTCAGCGAAACCTGCGTCTGCACCCGCATGCGTCCGGGGAGCGAGGCATCCTCCTCATCTTCCCAACCGGCGGTATCGACAGCTTCGAATTCGAGGCCAAGCAAACCTGCTTCGCCCATGCGGCGATCGCGCGTGACACCGGGCTGGTCATCGACCAGCGCCAGGCGCTTGCCAATCAGCCGATTGAACAGTGTCGATTTACCGACATTAGGGCGGCCGATGATGACGACCTGGGGGAGTTTACGTGCGGGCATGATGCGCCGTCAGGTGGCGTTCTTACAGGCGAAAGGCAAGCGATTGCTCATCTGCACCTCACCAGCTGCCGGTGTTTTCCATGCTCGCCCATGGCTCCTGTGGGTCTAGATAGCCATCCTGCAGCAGCTCGATACTGATGCCATCGGGCGTGCGGACGAAGGCCATATGACCATCGCGGGGCGGCCTGTTGATGGTGACGCCTGCGTCCATCAGCTTCTGGCAGGTCTCGTAGATGTCCTCGACCCGGTAGGCGAGGTGGCCGAAGTTGCGGCCTCCGTCATAGCTCTCGGGGGCGCTGCCATCTTCGGGCGGCCAATTATAGGTGAGCTCCACTTCCGCAACGCCTTCCTGTCCGGGAGCGGCAAGGAAGATCAGCGTGAAGCGACCCTTTTCATTGTCCATCCGCCGCACCTCGTTGAGGCCGATGATCCTGAAGAAATCGACTGTGGCTTCCGGGTCGGCGACGCGGATCATGCTGTGGAGATATTTGGTCATAGGGCTTCCTGTTTGCGTTTGCTCCGCATGTAGCAGGGAAGGCCGGACAAGCGAAAGGGCCCGCGCCATTGCTGGCACGGGCCCTCCCGTTCCTCGCTTTATGCGATAGGTGGGTAAATCGTGATCAGAAGCTCGCGGAGAGCGTGAGCACAACCGAATCGTCAGTGAATGTGCCATCGGGATCGATCAGCACATCGCCTTCGACGCCGACAAAAGCGGCGCTGACGGAAACGACCGAACCGAGCGCTGCCTCAACGCCGATCGCGTAATCCAGAGCCTCACCGTCGTCGGTGAATGTCAGGAAGCCATCCGTGTAACCGGCGTGGGCGAAAACAGAGACCGGAGTACCAGGAAGTCCTGCGCTCAAATCGGTGTAGATGTAGAAATTGTCGGTGCCGCCAAGCGAATCCTGTTCGGGAGCGTAAGCGACGCCAAGCGTTGCTTCGACCGGGCCAAGCGCCGCGCCAACCGAGCCATAGACCTCGACATAGTCGAAATCGCCTGCCCCGGCATTCGGGTAGATGTACATGATGACGCCGACGTCGGTGGAGATGTTGCCGAATTCAGCGGCCCATCCGCCATAGATATCGAGCTCTGTATGGCCGTAGCCTACAGTGTCTTCGTCAATCGAAGAGGCCCAGGTGCCGATGTAAAAGCCTGCGGGCAGGCCGACATCGACGCCGCCTTGAACGGCAATATCGCCGTCGGAGAGGGAGACACCGCGGAATTTGTAATCGCTGGTGATTGCGACATTGGCCGAAACTTCGACACCGATGTCGTCTTCTTCCTCATCTTGCGCGACGGCGGGCATCGCGGCGAGCGTGGAGAGTGCAAAAATAGATGCAGCGCCAAGGCTGCGAACGGACGTAAGCATGGGCAATTTCCTCAATTGCTGTGGTGAACAATGCTTCGTCCCACCTGCGCTTTACCCGTTCGGCATCTTTATTGTGCCGATTTGTGCAAAAGCGAAATGATCATGCAGACAGTTTCTGCGCCGCACAAGGAAAATTACGTTTTTTGCTGCACTGCAAAATAATTGTGGCATTTGCGCATCACCTGCGCGTATCGGCATTCGCGCTTCCGCATTAAGGGGCCAGTCATTGGTCTGCTGTCAAAAAGGACTGATCGATGCCCGAATTGCGTCCCTGTGCGTAATTACTATGTGCAGCTAGCAGTTTGACCATGATCCAGTACGTTACCAATATGTTTGGCACCAAGAAGGCGAAGAAGAGCCTGCCCCGCATCCCCGCCGGGCAGAGGGTCTATGCCGTGGGCGACATACATGGCCGCGCGGACCTGTTCACCGCCCTTGCCGAAACGATCGATGCCGAGATCGAGGAATGCGAGGCCGATGGCATCGAATGCCACATCATCCTGCTTGGCGATCTGGTGGATCGCGGACCGGACAGTGCAGGCGTCATCGACTTCGCCAAGGCGTGGGGCAAGCGTCGCAGCGTCCGCACGCTGATCGGCAATCATGAGGAAATGTTCCTCGATGCGTTCGAAAGCAAGGACGTGCTGCGACACTTCCTGCGCCATGGCGGGCGCGAAACGCTGATGAGCTATGGCATCGAGCGCAAGGCCTTCTCCAAGCTTTCGTTGCCCGAAATCCAGGAGCTCATGGAAGAGACGGTTCCTGCCAAGCACCGCAAGTTCCTGCGTAAATGCGAGGATCTGGTGCAGCTTGGCGATTACATCTTCGTGCACGCTGGCATTTCTCCGGGTGTCCCGCTCGATCAGCAGAAGAAGCGCGCGCTGCGCTGGATTAGGGAGCCGTTCCTCAGCCACACCGGCTCGCACGGCGTTGTGGTGGTTCACGGCCATACGATCACCGATGAACCTGTGCAGACGGGCAACCGCATCGGTATCGATACTGGTGCCTATGCCAGCGGCAGGCTGACCGCGCTGGTGCTGGAGGACGATGCCCGCCGCTATCTCACCGCGCGTGAAACGAAGAAGGGCAATATCAAGGTCGATGGCGCGAAAGTGCCTGCCTGACAGCTCGCATGCGCGCCGATCAGGTCTGTAGGAAAGCGTAAAGTGCCGGGGAGCCTGTAAGCCGGGTTCTGTCCTGCAACCGGTATCCGAAGGACCAGCGCTGCAGGGGCAGCCATTCATCTAGGCGGTGGATTGCTCCACGCGCTCCAGCAACCAACCCGGGTCTCTCGGAGCGAAACGCTCCTGCCAGCAAGTGGCGCGAGACCCCTATGCGGTCTTGCTCCGGGTGGGGTTTGCCATGACGGAGACCGTTACCGGCCCCCCGGTGCGCTTTTACCGCACCCTTTCACCCTTGCCTGTGCCCTTTAGGGGCCATCGGCGGTATACTCTCTGTGGCACTTTCCCTGTGGTCACCCACGGCGGGCGTTACCCGCCACCCTCGTTTCGTGGAGCCCGGACTTTCCTCGAACCAAAGGCTCGCGGCTGCCCGGCTCCCCGGCACCATCGGGCATATAGTCGCCGCCCCGCTCTAATCCAAGGATTCTCGAACGCGGGCTGCATCTTCGCTGTCCACCGGGAAGAGGAGCGCCTGCGAGCACGGCTGTTGCGAGACGATAGCATGGTCTGGCTCGAACCATTCTCCGGCAAGGACGACGGGTGGCTCGGCTGATGGCAGATGTAGGGCTACCAGGTAGAGCCCGTCGGGCATCTCGGCAGGCTGCGCATAGGTCGAATTGCTCCAGGTTATCGTCAAAGAACCGCTGGCATCACCCGAAAGTACCTGCGTCGGCTCGAACCGAAAGCGCGAGTATGTCAGCGGAACCGACAGGCCTGGCCGCCTGACCTCGACCACTTCATAGTCGCTTAGATGGCCGATGAAGACGGCATCGGCCTCGTTTGCATAAGCCGGATCGAATGGCCTGTTGATGCGGCACGCCCATGCAGGCGAGGTCCAAAGCAAGGCAAGGAAGACCAGTGCGCAGATCGCCCAGCGCGAATGGCGGGTGATTTGCCAAGCCGAAGTCACCGCGCCAATCCTCTGTCGCGATCAAGCAGAAGCTGGAAGAGGATCGCGCGCACTTCTCCGCAGATCTGCCCGTCGATCCGCTCAGGCCGCCAGCGGCGTTGGAAGGCTTCGACCGCCTTGTACCCATCGGTGATGTCGTATCCGAAGCGCTCCAGCGCGAGGTAGAAGCTCGCATCATTGTCGAACACATCGCCCTGCTCCAGCTTTTCAGGGCGGGGCAGGCAGAGCTTGTATTCGGCAAGGCGATCCCATGGAAACAGCTCGCCCGGATCGATCTTGCGTGCCGGGGCTACGTCTGAATGACCGACCACGTTGGCGCGCGGGATGTCGTGCTCTTTCACGATGCGATGGAGCAGCGGCACCAGCGCCTCGATCTGCGCATCGGCAAAGCCGCGATAGCCGAGGCCATGTCCGGGATGATCGAGCTCGATCCCGATGCTGGCGGAGTTCACATCCTTATGCCCGCGCCAGTAGGATACCCCCGCGTGCCACGCGCGCTTTTCCTCCGGCACCAGGCGAATGACTTCGCCTTCCTCGGTGATGCAGTAGTGCGCGCTCACCTGCGCCTCAGGATCGCACATCCGCTCGATCGCGGTCTCGACCGGCTTCATCTCTGTGTAGTGCAGCACCACCATGAAAATGGGCAGCGCGCGGTCGTTGCAATTGGGCGAGAGCTGCTCGCGGTGGACCAGCTCGTCAGCCATCAGCCGATCATCCCTTCAGCATCGGGCAGTACCGCGCCGAGCACGAGCGCCTCCGGCGTATGCGCATATTGCACGCCGCCGCCCTGTTCGTCGCAGAGCAGCTTGATCATATGCGCAGGAGCCGTGCGGCCCGTGATCTGCCCAGCATCGAGCTTGCCCGAGAGAGCCTGGCCGATGGTATCGTCAAAGGCGACCTTGGGGCCTGACGCGCGGATGGCGATCTCGGTAGCGCCGTCCTGCCGTTCTGCACCGACAGCCAACGTCCCGCCGCGCACCAGCGATTCAAGGCCCATGGCCGCGAGGTTGAGGAGCACTTTTACAGCGGGTTTGGTTAGCGTCGCTTCGGACACCGCCCAATCGAATGTCAGCCGCTCGTTTTCGGCCGTCAGCGCTTCCAACAGATCGCGCGGTTCCTCGGACGGTACGGCTTCACCGAAGCCGCCAGCTGCACCGTAAGCGAGGCGGAAGAACTTGAGCTTGCTCGCCGAAGTACGCGCGCTTTGCTCCAGCAGCTCAAGGCAGCGCTGGCGCATGGCCGGATCGCTTTCGTCGGCCAGCAGCTCCAGACCGTTATTGAGCGCCCCGACAGGGCTCAGCATGTCGTGGCACAGGCGCGAACAGAGCAGGGCGGCAAGATCGGTGGAGGAAGTCATGGCTGGCGTTGGCTAAGCTCGCAAAGGGCAGGGGTGTGACAGGTGTGACAGTGTTCTAAACCAAAAATCCTGTCCTTGCACCCGCCGAGGTGAAGGCAGGTGATTGCAAGGGTTTGGATCGATAGCATGCAGCCGCGCTTAGCCTCTCACCTGTGTGTAGGGAAGCGGCAAAAAACCATCCGGCGTATCGCGCCACCACGTCGTCTCACCCGGAGCAACGATCGCCCAGATTGTGTTGTCACCCGCTGCCATCTGCGCGTCGGTTTCAGAGGGATAGGAGGGGCCATTCGGGTGGGAGTGATAGTAGCCGATGACCTGCGGGCCGCCCTCACGCTCGGCGCGGTGGGCGTTAATCAGGGTCTGCGGGTCGACTTCAAAATGCGTTGCGGGGGTTGGGTGGACGTTTTGGGCCGGGATAAGGCCAGTGACTTCGGTGCCGTTTCCGGTGAGAA is drawn from Aurantiacibacter sp. MUD61 and contains these coding sequences:
- a CDS encoding metallophosphoesterase family protein, coding for MIQYVTNMFGTKKAKKSLPRIPAGQRVYAVGDIHGRADLFTALAETIDAEIEECEADGIECHIILLGDLVDRGPDSAGVIDFAKAWGKRRSVRTLIGNHEEMFLDAFESKDVLRHFLRHGGRETLMSYGIERKAFSKLSLPEIQELMEETVPAKHRKFLRKCEDLVQLGDYIFVHAGISPGVPLDQQKKRALRWIREPFLSHTGSHGVVVVHGHTITDEPVQTGNRIGIDTGAYASGRLTALVLEDDARRYLTARETKKGNIKVDGAKVPA
- a CDS encoding SPOR domain-containing protein; the encoded protein is MLRNTTMLGVAIAAMTVLATPAPALAQVREGVEAWSRGDYAAAVAEWQAPAEAGDADALFNLAQAYRLGRGVPQDEARAEALYAQAAQAGHVQAADTYGLMLFQDGRREEALPYVEGAASRGDPRAQYLLGIAHFNGDIVGRDWTRAYALLTLANAAGLPQASAAITQMDQHIPIEQRQAAAGLARQMEADAERARAVELAAADLGAQAPAPQARPAASPRVPRPIPTVDVSPSIAAARDAVRQAREATGTESPADAGATFARGEPRSAPPPVRVAEARPPATATPAPAPAAAPPPRDRTSGPWRVQLGAFGVAGNAERLWNRLASRPEIAGRERLLIPTGRVTRLQAGGYATRDEAQTACNSLRSAGVDCLVRSD
- a CDS encoding N-acetylmuramoyl-L-alanine amidase, yielding MADELVHREQLSPNCNDRALPIFMVVLHYTEMKPVETAIERMCDPEAQVSAHYCITEEGEVIRLVPEEKRAWHAGVSYWRGHKDVNSASIGIELDHPGHGLGYRGFADAQIEALVPLLHRIVKEHDIPRANVVGHSDVAPARKIDPGELFPWDRLAEYKLCLPRPEKLEQGDVFDNDASFYLALERFGYDITDGYKAVEAFQRRWRPERIDGQICGEVRAILFQLLLDRDRGLAR
- a CDS encoding TorF family putative porin translates to MLTSVRSLGAASIFALSTLAAMPAVAQDEEEDDIGVEVSANVAITSDYKFRGVSLSDGDIAVQGGVDVGLPAGFYIGTWASSIDEDTVGYGHTELDIYGGWAAEFGNISTDVGVIMYIYPNAGAGDFDYVEVYGSVGAALGPVEATLGVAYAPEQDSLGGTDNFYIYTDLSAGLPGTPVSVFAHAGYTDGFLTFTDDGEALDYAIGVEAALGSVVSVSAAFVGVEGDVLIDPDGTFTDDSVVLTLSASF
- a CDS encoding DUF418 domain-containing protein, producing the protein MTEQATPDGEPAAIAPTTGAERLASLDLIRGIAVLGILAANIVFFGHPQMAYMWPDGFVSDAGDPDRWMWIAQFVLIDGKMRGLFTLLFGAGIILFMEKAWERGGDEMLLVRRMAFLLLFGLIHYFFIWRGDILTLYAMAGMVGLIFLRMKGKGLIILGVLAYVIGGLIYAFLNAVPHLMMQVDTANNPMMADAIAQMNGEKERILGDDAAETAILTTGNYVDFVRHNFAEHLTEPFSNGILLLIFETVPLMLIGMGLYKVGLFEGKLNPTKTAIWGWIGVISGSAVTLLIAIAIARDGITFWESVAAFSSYSVHPRLPVIIGLISLLALYGANAKGWLAERLSAAGRAAFTNYLGTSVLMMLIFHPWAGGLWGELSRPELYLVVALGWAVMLGWSKPWLEKYRYGPLEWLWRCLTYGKRFPLKR
- a CDS encoding histidine phosphotransferase family protein, with the protein product MTSSTDLAALLCSRLCHDMLSPVGALNNGLELLADESDPAMRQRCLELLEQSARTSASKLKFFRLAYGAAGGFGEAVPSEEPRDLLEALTAENERLTFDWAVSEATLTKPAVKVLLNLAAMGLESLVRGGTLAVGAERQDGATEIAIRASGPKVAFDDTIGQALSGKLDAGQITGRTAPAHMIKLLCDEQGGGVQYAHTPEALVLGAVLPDAEGMIG
- the der gene encoding ribosome biogenesis GTPase Der: MPARKLPQVVIIGRPNVGKSTLFNRLIGKRLALVDDQPGVTRDRRMGEAGLLGLEFEAVDTAGWEDEEDASLPGRMRVQTQVSLKGADAALFVIDSRAGLTPLDEEIGRWLREQEVPVVLVANKAEGNAGESGILESYSLGLGDPVPVSAEHGEGVADLYSALVPLIADKAEQLELEAEQVKAIAADELAARAEAAAAAGEDFELEEHDPEAPLSLAIVGRPNAGKSTLINRLLDEDRLLTGPEAGITRDSIAVDWEWDDPKTGQTRIIKLIDTAGMRKRAKVVDKLEKLSVSDGLRAVDYAEVVVLLLDATRGLEVQDLKIASRVIEEGRALMVAINKWDVADDPSALFNGIRSALEEGLSQLRGVPLFAVSAKTGKGLDTMLGAAFKLRDDWSRRVPTSALNRWFDDALSANPPPAPGGRRIKLRYITQVGTRPPRFVIFGSRLFDLPNSYERYLLNGIRKQLGFGAVPVRLTLKSPKNPYDDNQGGGGKFSGPKS
- a CDS encoding VOC family protein → MTKYLHSMIRVADPEATVDFFRIIGLNEVRRMDNEKGRFTLIFLAAPGQEGVAEVELTYNWPPEDGSAPESYDGGRNFGHLAYRVEDIYETCQKLMDAGVTINRPPRDGHMAFVRTPDGISIELLQDGYLDPQEPWASMENTGSW
- a CDS encoding DUF2721 domain-containing protein, producing the protein MIEYLSLTGDLIERTSSTARVQQMVQLSLAPVFLLAGIGAMLNVMNARLTWLVDRIEFVDRRREKGLAGRDAEELPALRLRQKHAQRAVNLSTAAALTICLVVALLFISAFIEPRIGTLVAVLWIATMAQLSAALLLFFRETRLATSTAKERRKLSREIKAREENDPE
- the bfr gene encoding bacterioferritin translates to MKGDEKVIEFLNKALTNELTAINQYWLHYRVLEDWGVSKLAAYERKESIEEMEHADKLAERVLFLNGLPNFQAIHKLKVGETVEEILKADLALEHDAIPLLRDAIEYCESVRDYVSRDLFAHILDNEEEHLDFLETQFDMIERMGLENYV
- a CDS encoding (2Fe-2S)-binding protein, with the protein product MANTENRRLMYTCICNAIRECDLRKAARQHNGNAESVYAKLGKKPNCGNCLEEAEDVIREEREALIDPAIAA
- a CDS encoding ParA family protein, coding for MRVLALASQKGGSGKTTLSGHLAVQAQRAGAGPVVLIDIDPQGSLADWWNEREAEFPAFAQTTVARLANDLAILRQQGFKLAVIDTPPAITMAIQSVISVAELMVVPTRPSPHDLRAVGATVDLCERAGKPLIFVVNAATPKAKITSEAAVALSQHGTVAPITIHHRTDFAASMIDGRTVMEVDPEGRSAQEVTALWHYVADRLEKNFRRTVFAAPGQRTQASNSQQGGFGRRVAQ